A single genomic interval of Takifugu flavidus isolate HTHZ2018 chromosome 19, ASM371156v2, whole genome shotgun sequence harbors:
- the opn8a gene encoding opsin 8, group member a produces MDDKFTSKLSPAVDLWAGTYLVFIALLSVLGNASVLFSAGRRLSVLKAPELLTVNLAVTDIGMALSMYPLSIASAFNHAWMGGDASCLYYGLMGMIFSITSIMTLAVMGMIRFLVTGSPPRKGIKFQKKTISVVISAIWLYACLWAVFPILGWGSYGPEPFGIACSVDWMGYGESLNNATFISTLSVLCTFLPYLVIVFTYFGIAWKLHRAYRSIKSSDIQYTNVERRITLMAVMISSGFLIAWTPYVAVSFWSMRNSQRQGHMAPSVTLLPCLFAKSSTAYNPFIYFFFQRNTGHKLLPFHRHAFSCSDRADSSREGEKEESKVSKNLGFTCFGAGTYETCPGLAGDQSQREMAELG; encoded by the exons ctctcctgTCTGTTCTGGGCAACGCGTCTGTCCTCTTCAGCGCCGGCCGTCGTCTCAGCGTGCTGAAagctccagagctgctgacgGTGAACTTGGCGGTCACGGACATCGGCATGGCTCTCAGCATGTACCCTCTGTCCATCGCCTCGGCTTTTAACCACGCCTGGATGGGCGGAGACGCGTCCTGTTTGTATTACGGCCTCATGGGCATGATCTTCAGCATAACCAGCATCATGACACTGGCAGTGATGGGGATGATCAGGTTCCTGGTAACAGGAAGTCCACCCAGGAAAG GCATCAAGTTCCAGAAGAAAACCATCAGTGTTGTAATCAGTGCAATCTGGCTATACGCCTGCCTGTGGGCCGTGTTCCCCATCCTGGGCTGGGGCAGCTACGGGCCGGAGCCCTTCGGAATTGCCTGCTCAGTGGACTGGATGGGCTACGGGGAGTCGCTGAATAATGCCACCTTCATCTCGACTCTGTCTGTGCTCTGCACTTTCCTGCCCTATCTGGTCATCGTCTTCACTTATTTTGGCATCGCCTGGAAGCTGCACAGGGCTTACCGATCCATCAAGAGCAGCGATATTCAGTACACCAACGTTGAGAGGAGAATTACTCTT ATGGCTGTCATGATCAGTTCGGGCTTCCTCATCGCGTGGACGCCCTACGTAGCTGTCAGTTTCTGGAGCATGCGTAACTCGCAGAGGCAGGGCCACATGGCCCCGTCTGTCACGCTGCTGCCCTGCCTCTTCGCCAAGAGCTCCACGGCGTACAAccctttcatttatttcttcttccagAGAAACACTGGGCACAAGCTGCTGCCTTTTCACAGACACGCGTTCTCCTGCTCTGACCGAGCAGACTCCtccagggagggggagaaggaggaaagCAAGGTCTCCAAAAATCTTGGCTTCACTTGTTTTGGAGCTGGGACCTATGAAACCTGCCCTGGTTTGGCTGGTGATCAGTCCCAGAGAGAGATGGCAGAGTTGGGCTGA